The proteins below come from a single Nitrospinota bacterium genomic window:
- a CDS encoding cytochrome C oxidase subunit II, producing MSIFIPEKHWWREPLDKDEKVWLAIALTTSIVLTLAMPWWHVTQKQNPSSEYYRIKPDTFDAATDRFIQQYGVKDEAGAIKQEGGIDVVAPPPGDVFVRGQQFKWSPVLKLKMGSEYRIHLSSIDVLHGFSVQPINMNFEAVPGYDYVLKVTPTTSGVFNIVCNEFCGIGHHTMVGRIYVD from the coding sequence ATGAGCATTTTTATTCCCGAGAAACATTGGTGGCGTGAACCGCTGGACAAAGATGAAAAAGTCTGGCTCGCCATCGCTCTCACAACCAGCATCGTTTTGACGCTGGCCATGCCGTGGTGGCATGTAACGCAGAAACAGAACCCGTCGAGCGAGTACTACAGAATCAAGCCGGATACGTTTGATGCCGCCACCGACCGTTTCATCCAGCAGTATGGGGTGAAGGACGAGGCGGGCGCCATCAAGCAGGAAGGGGGCATCGATGTCGTGGCGCCGCCGCCGGGCGATGTTTTCGTGCGCGGCCAACAGTTCAAGTGGTCCCCCGTGTTGAAGCTGAAAATGGGTTCCGAATACCGCATCCACCTTTCGTCCATCGATGTCTTGCACGGGTTCTCGGTGCAGCCGATCAACATGAATTTCGAGGCGGTGCCGGGGTACGATTACGTGCTGAAAGTCACCCCGACGACATCAGGGGTCTTTAACATCGTCTGCAACGAATTTTGCGGAATCGGCCACCACACGATGGTCGGCCGCATTTACGTGGATTAA